The following proteins are co-located in the Sporosarcina pasteurii genome:
- a CDS encoding ABC transporter ATP-binding protein, producing MNSEKQPKLTANDQWVVLKRLLRYTTPHKGSIAIALILLTLTITGTIIGPLIIQRFIDNNLIPMNFPKQEVMVIAATYIGIQLFIVIVSYFQLIRFQDIALKIIQQMRIDVFSKVQGLGMTYFDQTPVGSIVSRVTNDTESIKDMFVSVIVTFLQAIFVLIGVYIALFSLDVKLTFISLLLLPLFLLIVSVYRHYSADFYQDIRERLSQLNAKIAESLSGMGMIQAFRQEERLELEFDDINEKHYRAGMRNIKFDGILLSPAIELLYTGAIIFTLGYFGFLSLETSVEVGVLYAFTTLLGRLFQPVQQVMQRLSIFQQALVSASRVFKLMDDTNMEPEQKVVQNIKVGEGKIEFRNVSFSYDGQTDILKNISFTANAGETVALVGHTGSGKSSIINLLMRFYEFERGEILVDGVSLKEYPPDELREKMGLVLQDPFMFYGDIASNIRLHNQEMPEEKVRGAAEFVSANEFIEKLPDKYSQRVTERGATFSSGQRQLIAFARTMATNPKILVLDEATANIDTETEIAIQASLEKMRKGRTTIAIAHRLSTIQDAELILVLHKGEIVERGTHQELLAQKGLYYMMYELQNSSAENAG from the coding sequence ATGAACTCAGAAAAACAACCTAAATTAACAGCAAATGATCAGTGGGTTGTCTTAAAACGATTATTGCGTTATACAACCCCTCATAAAGGTAGTATTGCCATTGCACTCATCTTACTCACATTAACGATTACGGGTACAATTATTGGTCCTTTAATTATTCAAAGATTTATAGACAATAATTTGATACCGATGAATTTTCCAAAACAAGAAGTCATGGTTATTGCCGCGACCTACATTGGTATCCAATTATTCATCGTCATCGTTTCTTACTTTCAGTTAATTCGCTTTCAAGATATTGCTTTGAAAATAATTCAACAAATGAGAATTGACGTATTTTCTAAAGTGCAAGGTCTTGGCATGACTTATTTTGATCAAACACCAGTAGGCAGTATCGTATCACGGGTGACAAACGATACGGAATCAATTAAAGATATGTTTGTAAGTGTTATCGTGACATTTCTACAGGCAATCTTTGTATTGATCGGTGTTTATATTGCCTTATTTTCATTAGATGTGAAATTAACCTTCATTTCATTATTGCTTCTGCCATTGTTTTTACTAATTGTCTCGGTATACAGACATTACAGTGCGGATTTTTATCAAGATATTCGTGAGAGACTGAGTCAATTAAACGCCAAAATTGCTGAATCCCTGTCTGGTATGGGGATGATACAAGCATTTAGGCAAGAAGAAAGACTCGAACTTGAGTTTGATGATATTAATGAAAAGCACTATAGGGCAGGTATGCGTAACATAAAATTTGACGGCATTTTACTAAGTCCGGCAATCGAGTTGCTTTATACAGGTGCCATTATTTTTACGCTAGGATATTTTGGGTTTCTTTCATTAGAAACGTCGGTGGAAGTAGGAGTTCTTTATGCGTTTACAACTTTACTCGGACGTTTATTCCAACCTGTTCAACAAGTGATGCAACGTCTATCGATTTTCCAACAAGCGCTCGTATCCGCATCTCGTGTCTTTAAGTTAATGGATGACACAAATATGGAACCTGAGCAAAAAGTAGTTCAAAATATAAAAGTAGGCGAAGGGAAAATTGAGTTTCGTAACGTGTCATTCTCGTATGATGGACAAACGGATATCTTAAAAAACATTTCCTTTACGGCAAACGCGGGAGAAACTGTGGCACTCGTTGGGCATACAGGGAGTGGGAAAAGTTCAATTATTAATTTGCTCATGCGCTTTTACGAATTCGAGCGAGGAGAAATTTTAGTTGACGGCGTTTCACTAAAAGAATATCCACCAGACGAATTACGTGAAAAAATGGGCCTCGTCCTACAGGATCCTTTTATGTTTTATGGGGATATTGCTAGTAATATACGTTTGCATAATCAAGAAATGCCGGAAGAAAAAGTTAGAGGGGCAGCGGAATTTGTAAGTGCGAATGAATTCATTGAAAAACTGCCAGATAAATATTCGCAAAGAGTAACAGAGCGCGGTGCAACATTTTCAAGTGGTCAACGCCAATTAATCGCCTTTGCGCGAACGATGGCAACGAATCCAAAAATACTTGTTTTAGATGAAGCGACCGCAAATATTGATACGGAAACAGAAATTGCAATTCAAGCGAGTCTAGAAAAAATGCGTAAAGGACGAACGACGATTGCCATTGCTCACCGATTAAGTACAATTCAAGATGCTGAACTCATCTTAGTTTTACATAAAGGTGAAATTGTTGAACGCGGCACGCACCAAGAGTTGCTAGCGCAAAAAGGTCTCTATTATATGATGTATGAGTTACAAAACAGCTCAGCGGAGAATGCGGGGTAA
- a CDS encoding thioredoxin family protein, whose translation MEFIQSYEEWQLKINEHESVLLFVKTNNCSVCDGLLPQVEALEENNSLPFYMLNVSEVPEMAGQLSLFTAPVVLLYHQGKEYARFARFVRMKDLQYRLQELIGGSEHRD comes from the coding sequence ATGGAGTTCATTCAGTCATACGAAGAATGGCAACTAAAAATAAATGAGCACGAAAGTGTATTGTTATTTGTTAAGACGAATAACTGCTCTGTTTGTGATGGGCTATTACCACAAGTAGAAGCGCTGGAAGAAAACAATTCACTGCCATTCTACATGCTCAACGTTTCAGAAGTGCCTGAAATGGCTGGTCAACTTTCTTTGTTTACAGCCCCGGTCGTTCTTTTATATCATCAAGGAAAAGAATATGCCCGGTTCGCTAGATTTGTACGTATGAAGGATCTTCAATACCGTTTGCAAGAATTAATTGGTGGGAGTGAGCATCGTGATTGA
- a CDS encoding DUF2621 family protein: MLDGWFLWFILFWVVVLVGLFAIGGFFMFRKFLKLFPKEDGKSIIDWEEYYVNESLHLWDDQAKALLEELCSPVPELFRPVAKQKIGAKIGQLALEEKLDKVDLDVIIRGYIIATPKRDHRFLRKKLAEMEIDVEPYEEFFLLSAK; this comes from the coding sequence TTGCTTGACGGTTGGTTTCTTTGGTTTATCTTATTTTGGGTCGTTGTACTGGTAGGTCTGTTTGCAATTGGCGGCTTTTTTATGTTCCGCAAGTTTTTAAAATTGTTTCCGAAAGAAGACGGGAAATCGATCATTGACTGGGAAGAATATTATGTAAATGAATCGCTCCATCTTTGGGACGACCAAGCAAAAGCGTTATTAGAAGAACTATGTAGCCCTGTTCCTGAATTATTCCGCCCTGTTGCCAAACAAAAAATAGGCGCAAAGATTGGACAGTTAGCGCTCGAGGAAAAATTAGATAAGGTAGATTTAGATGTAATCATTCGTGGATATATCATCGCAACACCTAAACGTGACCATAGGTTTCTCCGCAAAAAGCTTGCGGAAATGGAAATAGATGTTGAACCATATGAAGAGTTCTTTTTATTAAGTGCGAAGTAG
- a CDS encoding cytochrome c biogenesis CcdA family protein: MGTDLNMFFAFGAGFLSFISPCTLPLYPAFLSYITGMSIDDLQSDSKRMTRRGMLHTLFFLIGFSLIFIAMGFGSTFLGTFFQENIVILRQIGAIFIVIFGLMIIGLFTPEFLMKDRKLQFKNRPSGYLGTMLIGLAFAAGWTPCSGPIIGAIIGLAGTNPGSGMYYMIAYVLGFAIPFFTLSFFVTKIGAIRKYSGPIMKIGGYIMIAFGILLFFDGMTYIINWLSPFFGDFQGF, from the coding sequence ATGGGAACTGACTTAAATATGTTTTTTGCATTTGGAGCTGGTTTTTTAAGCTTCATTTCACCGTGTACATTGCCGTTATATCCGGCGTTTCTTTCATACATAACAGGTATGTCAATCGATGATTTACAATCCGACTCCAAGCGAATGACAAGGAGAGGTATGTTACATACCCTTTTCTTTTTAATAGGTTTTTCACTTATTTTTATCGCAATGGGATTCGGGTCCACGTTCCTTGGTACGTTTTTCCAAGAAAATATTGTCATATTAAGACAAATCGGTGCAATTTTTATTGTTATCTTTGGACTTATGATTATCGGATTATTTACGCCTGAGTTTCTAATGAAAGATCGTAAACTTCAATTTAAAAATAGACCAAGTGGCTATTTAGGGACAATGTTAATTGGACTTGCCTTTGCGGCAGGGTGGACACCTTGTTCAGGGCCAATTATTGGTGCGATTATTGGCTTAGCTGGAACCAATCCAGGTTCTGGAATGTATTATATGATCGCATACGTTCTAGGATTTGCCATTCCGTTTTTCACCTTGTCATTTTTTGTAACCAAAATTGGTGCTATCCGTAAATACAGTGGACCTATTATGAAAATCGGTGGGTATATTATGATTGCCTTTGGAATCCTACTATTCTTTGACGGCATGACGTATATCATTAACTGGCTGAGTCCATTCTTTGGGGATTTCCAAGGTTTTTAA
- a CDS encoding CcdC family protein yields the protein MALFMGILAIIVRSKSAKQPVSVKKIILPPVFMSTGALMFIFEEFRVAPLQIIEALIVGVLFSLILIKTTNFEVREEEVFIKKSKAFAFILFGLLLIRLIGKLVLSNTVDIGELGGMFWILAFGMIVPWRISMLINFKKIENTLQFKEELS from the coding sequence ATGGCCCTTTTTATGGGGATACTGGCAATTATTGTACGCTCGAAATCTGCAAAACAGCCAGTTTCCGTGAAGAAAATAATTTTGCCGCCTGTTTTTATGTCGACAGGCGCACTGATGTTTATTTTTGAAGAATTTCGAGTAGCCCCTTTACAAATTATTGAAGCGCTTATCGTTGGGGTGTTGTTTTCACTAATATTAATAAAAACGACAAATTTTGAAGTGCGCGAAGAGGAAGTATTCATTAAAAAATCTAAAGCGTTTGCATTCATCCTTTTTGGCTTATTACTGATCCGTCTTATTGGAAAGTTGGTTTTAAGTAATACAGTAGATATCGGTGAATTAGGTGGTATGTTTTGGATTCTTGCTTTTGGTATGATTGTTCCGTGGCGAATATCGATGCTAATAAATTTTAAAAAGATTGAAAATACACTTCAGTTTAAAGAAGAGTTGTCCTAG